The Glycine max cultivar Williams 82 chromosome 3, Glycine_max_v4.0, whole genome shotgun sequence sequence GTCACAACCAGCTTTCACCAAGATCGCCCTTTATCGAGCTGGAGTCGTTCCTGTGCTTTTTAGAAGGTAATCATGTCATCACTTAACTATACTATACTTGACTCATCAATATTAAGAGATAAGTCTAACTTGTTTATAATAACTTGACTTCTTAATATATACTTATGTTTGATTCCTATATGTTAAATAACAAGAATACTCCAATCATCAATAATGAAGTTTTCATAACATCAACATGCATGTTAAAGCAATTGTTTGGTTTAAAgaaatcttttcatttttctaagaAACATAAATTCAAATGATTATAGAGATGTCACTTTtgtgttattataaaaaaaaattagatattgtttttgctttttaagaaTGTAGTGTGTTTTTGGTTCTACTTAATAAAGGTTTTTTTAATGACTACATacatttaaacattttaaagatgttttctttttttataagcgataaaacttaattaaattaaacttgagGCACGTACAAGAGGGGTTCCAGACTCAAAAGatgttatcttatttttaatttaatttatgtttttaatagttttatttaataaatattaaaattatttttgctcGTCACTTTATACACAGACCTCTAGAatcaggaaataaaataaaattaaggtgatgttttatttttgttttggaaaaaatgtagtaattttgattttttatatgaatttaattttctacatggtaaatcaaataaaaatctctttaatatgatttttaaaaaaattattacaaaaattaataatcttatGATACATAAAAATCTATAATTAAACAATAgtctaactaaaataatttataatatcaatagaacattctaattaaatttttttatgttattatttttataattattttacacacatatcttatctctatctctatctATGTCTTACGTCACATGATCATTTAATACATTTATGATTTtcactctctttcttctttatatctcatttactttttttaagaattatccATTAGACTGTTTAGCACCACGTGAAACTAAAAGCTAATAGTTATAACTTgcacatttttttgttgttttctctaATGAGTTTCCACAATGAAGTCAATGCACATACATGAAATAAATCTTTTTGTTCTAACATGGTCAATGACCTTTTTGTTGTAGGGTGGTGTGTCTGAAGAGGGGAGGCATAAGGTTCACCATAAACGGCAACCCATACTTCAACTTGGTGTTGGTGTACAACGTGGGAGGGTTAGGAGATGTGAAGGCAGTGTCAATAAAAGGGTCATCAACTGGGTGGCAACCAATGACCAGAAACTGGGGGCAAAATTGGCAGAGCAAGACATATTTCGTTGGCCAAAGCCTCTCCTTTATAGTCACAACCAGCGATGGTAGATCTGTGGTCAGTTCTAATGTGGTACCTGCTGGTTGGAAATTCGGACAAACCTTCCAAGGTGGTCAATTTTGAATGAAGATTggttgtttgtgtctttgtgtaTGTAGTTGTTAACAAAATGTTGATGTGGATGTGCTGCATGTGTGAGCACAATTGTGACATTGATTATAGGTAATAAATGAAGTGCATGTTTGATATAACTTATTGCATCAAGTTGGATCCTAGCTAGTTCCTTAGAAGCTATACTAGCATTTGTTACCTTTGTGTACGTATCTAGTTCCCTTTAATGCGgtttttaaggaaaaagataAACATTTGCCTCATTTTGTGGTGGAAGGAGAAAAGagataaagagaaaagaaaaaagtaataaagagaaaaaataatagatatgaTATTTGAAATGATGAAAAAGTCAAAGAGAtggagagaaattaaaatgagaaaaaaaaattgtaagagaATGGAATATGTGAGTATCATTAGTCAGTTTTTAATGTTAAACACACGTATACAAAACATAGAGGCAAAAGTGTTGAAGGATTGCTCCTTATGGTGACTACGAAGGAATTAAACTTTCAAGTCTCAACATCGACCAACTTTTAAGAAAATGTCAAATTATACCTTAATTAAAAACGAATTATGTCAAGTAAAAAAAAGTCTCAACCtttacatttgaaaaataagtgaaagtTAGGCCTTATAAAACTTAGTTAAACTCAGCTTGAATTCATATATGTAAGTATCCACATTTATCTACGTGGAATAAAATTCAGCTTTGTAtttaatcttcaaattaatattttagtatgTGAAATGTataggataaatatttattttatataattaaaatttataataaataaatacttttaaatatataaattatattttagatttataataaacaaattatgtTGTGATATAAGATTACTTTTAGTTATtgatagattaaaagatatgCAAAGTTAAGAAAAATTCCTAGAAATATTCtcataaaagaaaaactcttaaaatgTTATTGTTAAAAACCAACTCCTAGAAATGCTCTTATATTCAATATAGGTATTCTAATATACAGAGGCGATTACTATTAATGATGAAAATGCACTTCACTACTAAGAAAAAGttaattagttataaaaaaattcaactccTAGATTATGATAATTAGTCGCTATATTAGTGAGTTAAGTTAAAGGTCATTGGTTGCCAAAACCGCAATTATTAAGAcaggattaaaaaaatgtagttaTTAGTGATGAAATAATCTGttgctaagaaaaaaaaaattagtacatTAGAATTTGGTGACCAACTTATCGACTAAGCTCATTGCTAAATCAATCATTAaatggttgaattttttttttatctcaaaatcaattgctaatgtttaaaaatatgtgGTGTGTATGACCATGTTATTGGTCTAAGTAATATTAAActtgatttatttaaataaaatttgcaatttgattcttgtagataaaaaaaataattaaaaaaggaaattcAATTAAGGTAGCAACCAAGTTTTCAACGGAAATTAGTCATAACAAAGTGGATATTTCACATCAACATCATGATCATTCAAAAATATGTTGTATGTAACCACATTAGCAATACATTATTTGGTTACTAATTTGTTTAATGACCAAAAAATTTGGTTGCTAACATATTGTTAtagttttatttctatttaaagaaaaatgaatttgcAATTAATTGTAAGTTTATAACCAGGAGTATCATCATGGGCAAAACGTAAGGGGCCATGCTATTCACACTCTCTCTTTTACTCTTCTGCCTCTTGttagttctttttttaatacctttttacaaaaatatccttGACAAAACCTAATTGCTGTAATGTAAACTTTTATATAAGTTTGACAACATTGCTAACTATGTACATGTTTAGAGTTTAAGTTAGGAGAACTCATGTACTTTTACTCCCAAGTTAACGAATTCTACATTCTTCATTTTGTGCATTAAAATTCACAAAAGTACTTTCTCAACTTTAATGTAAGCATAGCAGTACATGTCAACCCCAGTTAATTCTTGAATGtgaataagttttatttttccacACATAATGTTTCAGAATAGTAATGTTAGTTGCCAATACACAAGCATATGCAAATAGATGCATAATAGGTTAAGGAAAGTCCCACAAATAAAACGATAGATTAAGAATGTTCAACTTCACTAACCACCTTTTCCCCCTTTCTGTCACCGTCTTGTTTTGTTGTATAAGAGAAAGGGGAAGCAAAggatttttgtcattttgtatTCTCAAATCTATATGGATATAAACATTACTTTAAAATGGGGCATGGTGAAAACAGGTTCTAACTCCTATGAGATATGGACATCACATCAACAGTGGCAATGGAAATAAACAGCATTTGCCACCACCACAACATGCATCCACTAATCATAATCCACTAATAGTAAAAGCTTCCTATTCAACTCAGGTCATCAAACCTCAAAATGTTTTCACATGGACAACAAAGCGCAAATTATAAGCACCTAAAACACTGCTTCTTCTAGCATAGGCCACCACTGCATGCACATCTTCATACACAAACTCGAAAGGTGGAATCAGTAATTAAGCAATGAATATTTCACTCTCAAAACAACTTTCCCTTTTTCAACACCAAGCTTTCCACCAGTGACTAACCAATGGCCAGGAGGGTCTTGGGGTCCTTTGGTCATCTTAGACAAGTCAACATACTTCACCAACTTGTTGGCTGTGGCATTTTCTCTAAGGGTTGAGTTATCCGGGTTGGAGGTGTTTTCAGCATTCACTGTTTTTGGCGGCTTGTTTGGGACGTGATCCCACAGCGATCTTCGGATCGTGCAGCCAGGTAACCTTGAATACAAGAGCTTCATGTACAATACATTCCTTGAACCAAAATCCCACACTCCAAGTTGTGCTCCAGTAACTATGTAGACACCAGAGAAGTCTCCTATGAAGGTTTCAGGGTTCTCAATTGGTGCTGTGCTCACGTGAGAAAAGTTCTTCCACTTAACAGGCTCAAACCACCGGCTGTCTTGCTCCTCAGGGCCCTGCCACTTGGGAGCGCCTATAGCGACATGACTGTCCCAATATGGATGAAGGATTTTCGGAAGAGATACTAAGTGTTGAACGTGAACACTCAGCCGATTCTGCTTGCTTCCTTCTAGACAAAGACATAAGCCAGTTACTGGCCTACGTCCGACTGTAATCTGCATTCAAAGAGAAACACCGTGTTTAATGTAAAATTGATTAGCTATGTGCCACCTTTCACAACACTTCGAAGGCTCCTCACTAACCCAAGTAGCCAATAAGTATATAAATTTAGCCACCAAACACTAATGTGACACATAAATGCAACTGGACACAGGTTATTAGCATGCTCTAATAATGTTTCTTAGTAATACATTTCACGAGAGATTATAAGTTTATGATATTGTGCAGAAGTATAGTGGCCAATCATGTTTTAAACCAAACATTACTATTGTGTAATGTTCACAAAAAGGATGTTAGCTgaagaagaaataataaaagattaCATCAAGGAGTGCcttggtaaagttgtgccttggtgacttggtaaagttgtgccttggtcatgggttcgaatccggaaacagcctctttgcatatgcaagggtaaggctgcgtacaacatccctcccccataccttcgcatagcgaagagcctctgggcaatggggtacgaagtttttttttttttttatatgacatCAATAGCTAGTTTTTCATTATGTCtgtaaatataaatgaagaGACTGTTGTGCTGAACTTCACATTAATGAAGAGAAGACATTATACTACTTCAACCTATTGTAATAGAAAAATGAAGTTTTTCCTGTAAGTTCTCATCTTTCAAGACTTAACAACATAGACAACACCAATTTCAGCAATGAACAGAACCACATTGAAAAAGGATGACAATCAGATATTAGTTGCCTTAAAATCATGTATACGGCAAATAATGAAAAAGAGTACTCACTACTGAGTCATGTAAATTTAAGTAGTAACTTGAACTAAAATAGGCACAACACATAAACAGGGTGCTACTGGagttaaagaaaaaagactGATCTAACATAATCCAGAGAACCACTTTATACATATCCAAAAGAATAcattagaatttagaaaaagaaatcatttcattcaaatacatatatacttgaaaacaaaagtctCAATTTATTAGATTCCCCAGACTTGAAGACAGTTTGCAAGAGGCACTAGCTGATCAATTCTCAGAATTATATCTTAGCAACTCACAGTAACAAACCAAATGTCCCCAAGTGACTGCcctatatttaattatgtacCCACAAAGAATAAATCCATtacatttctttaaaataatcattgtcATGTCATAAGAAGTTTCGAAGCGTCTGCCTGGGTGTCACACATcgttatcaaaagaaaaaaaagaagtttctaGGTGAAGGAAAATTCCACAAATGATCTTTACCTGTTCTTGACTAATGTAAAGTTTCTGGCCCATTATGCTGAATTGCAAAGATGGGCATACAGGTTCCTTCCTTTGTTGACCAGGAATCCTGTCCTGTAAAGGAGCCCATACACAAGGAATCTGAAACTCTAGGAAATATCTAAGTTCTTCTATTGGAGGTTTATCTGTGCGTGAAAttcagataaaaggaaaaagaaatgtgCAACTGACATTAGACTAGACtcctaaaaacagaaaaaaaattctaaataataaaagataaaggataaattgaCTTACATTCAAGATAAAGACTAATGGCACGAGTCAAATGCTCCTTGGCAGGTACTTCATCAAGGAGATCAGTTATAGGACAGAAAGTCATCTCAATGATATCTGGGGAGGACTGGATAGTTGATATCCATTTACTGTGGTTTTGTTCCAAATCatctcctcctcttcttctaaAAATGACTGTGACATCCTGACCAATAATTATTCAAGGAAgttaagagaaaagaaagaagactcGATTAAGACTTTATTTTCTAGACAGAATAGACAAAGATATCCAACAGACCAACCAGCTACTAACAATCGATAACCATAAAAGACATgtaattacttttcttaataacAAGTATGAATTCTTCCCAATACAGATTCATGCTGAGCTGCTGAAACATAGTTCCCTATACAGAGTTCAATGCACTGTGATGCAGCTCATATAACAAATATCAAGGGGATgtaagaaaggagaagaaaaagtaaCTACCAGGCTTTATGCAGGACCAAATTCCAAGAGATTacataagaaaacataaaacaaaggTGAGACAAAATCAGTTTTCCCAGTCATGGCTGAAAAAGATTGGGCATTAATGGTGAGAGTGTTGTGCCATATTGCCAATGCTTATGGTTCTAAAATAGTGACATTTTATAACCATTCACCAGTGTATTAATTTTAGCATTGCTGTGAACACCAAAGCAAACAAGGATTGTCAGATTTAAGTTTTAAATCcatcaaatgaaatgaaatgaaggAAGCTATTTCCATTGGATAAGTAGTTGGCAGAGTATACAAGGATTCTGTAGTGTACAGGTCAGCCGCCTAATAAGAAGGGCCTTAAACCCAATGAGGAGAAAATCTCAAAACAACTACTACTACTAATTGTGACTGGAGATTACCATTCCTCCCAGTTAACCATTTGGCACCTACAAAATACCAAAACTCCAGTTCCAAAGGTATGCTCATTCTGTTTTTCTCACTCCTCTTCctatcatctattttattcgcaATAGGACTACTAATTGCTAAAAGTCTCTCCCATAAACAAAGTCCCTCCTTAATTGAGACCATGGGGAGAAGACCAAGGCCAACAGACCTGAGCTCTATCCATCTCAGACAGGGACGGAAGCAGAAGTGTATTAAAGGGgggccaatttttttttttacataattatttaaatatttaacttctaataaataataaaatttaaaaaatattttattattaattttatggataaaattaGAGATATATATACTACTAGAAAAATTTAAGCAAATATCAactcaaaaacctatttttcttatatatttttctttactaatattttacttttattttttattttttctcatatatacACAAAGGATCCTACGGGAGGAGGGGGCCAAGGCCCCTGCTTGCCCCCCCTTGGATTCATCCCTGATCTCAGATACAACAAATTCCAATAAATTTGCTTACACATTCTCTAATCTTAATAACACAAAAGGGAAGATAGATCACAACACGATCACAACACAAGCACAGGAAGAAGAcacaaaacatatttattacCTAGGAAGCACTAATACTTTATAATGTCTATGTACTAGTGGCGCATGTGTAATTGTATCAGTATCAAATACTTTAGTAAATAGACATCAAATACTGATATTGATAAATTCTAGTATTCTATTGGCTCAACAATGGCCAATGATAATAAATACTCTCTTCAATTTTCTCCCTCAACTGTGGAAAAGGAATGGCCAActatgtctttattttttaaatttaagatgtTTTGTGTGATGTGTGTAAAATGTTTAGTGAGATGGAATATATAAATCACATTGGATTATGTCATAACCCCATCCTAAGTTATCACAAAATGTCATATCCTTGTGTATACCAGTATCATTGCCATACTAATGACCGGTATATGTATTGCAGCTATTAACTcgcttatttttggttttgtacATCAAGGTCTAGGAATTTAGAAAAGGATGGGGAAATTGAAAATCAGGTTCACTTGTTAGGATGGGAAATAACCATGTTAGAGGTTCTCGGTGAAA is a genomic window containing:
- the LOC100799533 gene encoding MACPF domain-containing protein CAD1 isoform X3 yields the protein MGEQVAAVHTASNALQALGRGFDVNFDTRLLYCKGVSGSRVVEIDEEHRRELWLYKDVAVPDVSRDIGCSPEAMVRQSSGVRSFPEMVEYFNERANISGNFPIGSFNSAFSFTGSKHVDAAATKTLSSDGFYIPLAKVQLQKSHLTLQGNVKKAVPVNWDPPSLASFIENFGTHVITSITMGGKDVIYVKQHHTSPLSKLEMKNYIQDIGNQRFSDINSQTSSGQTKSKDKGVDAFSFNSQGVYPQPTTATYPIGKEDVTVIFRRRGGDDLEQNHSKWISTIQSSPDIIEMTFCPITDLLDEVPAKEHLTRAISLYLEYKPPIEELRYFLEFQIPCVWAPLQDRIPGQQRKEPVCPSLQFSIMGQKLYISQEQITVGRRPVTGLCLCLEGSKQNRLSVHVQHLVSLPKILHPYWDSHVAIGAPKWQGPEEQDSRWFEPVKWKNFSHVSTAPIENPETFIGDFSGVYIVTGAQLGVWDFGSRNVLYMKLLYSRLPGCTIRRSLWDHVPNKPPKTVNAENTSNPDNSTLRENATANKLVKYVDLSKMTKGPQDPPGHWLVTGGKLGVEKGKVVLRVKYSLLNY